tgaaacaggagttcagaacattcagaaaCAGATGCTCCCTCTCTtgtgaaagtgtgtttttgttgacttCTAAATTCTACAGCGTCCCGTTTAGGCAGCAAATCAGTGTAGTCACGCCCTCTGCTGGCTTCTTAGTGACAGTACAAGCTTGTTGACGCCACATGCTCTATTAAATGAACTGCATTTATGTTCCAAACCCACCACAGACATCTGCTTTAAGGCTGAGTGTGCAGGTCACGTGTACCAACCTTGTATGTTGGACAGCGCGTACTCCAGCCCTTTCATGGCTTTCGCTTGGTTGCTCTTGAAGCGAGCCAATCCGAACTCCTGGCGGGGAGGACAAACAGGAAATAAGCTTGACATAAAAGAGAGacattgaaaaaaagaaaactgCCTCCTTTTCTTGTGGCGGTCGCGACAAATTGTCATGTCCTTCGGGGACCGTGAGAAACCTAACTTGGATTTTCTTGCACAAACTCAGCTGGTGAGTGTGTGACTAATCGCAAACACGgtaaggctgggcgataaaacgatttcaatatacactatattgccaaaagtatttggccacccatccaaattaccagaatcaggtgtcctaatcacccgGTGTATaacatcaagcacttaggcatggagactgtttctacaaacatttgtgaaagaatgggccgctctcagtgatttccagcgtggaactgtcgtaggatgccacctgtgcaacaaatccagtcgtgaaattacctcgctcctaaataatccaaagtcaactttattataagaaaagtgaatagtttgggaacaacagcaagtcagccaccaagtggtagaccacgtaaactgccagagaggggtcagtggatgctgaagcgcatagtgcaaagactttctgcacagtcagttgctacagagctccaaacttcttatggtgtggggttgtttttccaggagttgggcttggccagtgaaaggaactttgaatgctccaggataccaaaacattttggacaattccatgggatggcacttcaagttcaagtccaaatacttttggcaatatagtgtatatcgcgatagacacgtaatcgatatcacaaaaaaaatgtgttcgataaaacattcaattttttcttctttgtcggaagttgcaaagcaaggttggttgcgtgAACAAAGGCCCTCGcgctctggtaaccgagcaaggcAGGATAttatcactgatcagtgggggtGACACGCtaaggtaacagtatcaactatcaattttggttgcgccatcttgtggtctcgcggttgattctttgcatggagtgagaagcgAAAGTAAATATGAAGAAATTGGGGATTAAACAGAAAAAGTCACCCTGACTGTATagcagttttttggatttttaaaaAGCGGACCGTAGTCCAATgtggaccaatgtggtctgtaaatgaggcaaggcgctcgtccccacaGAGACTGGTAATACCGCACCACTTTAGccatgctcaccctttagagcacagctgcaactttctggcactaaacctgcagaaaatatttcTTCtcgggtttctctatgtttacattttcatactttgCACTATTCTGTTACACttaattaagcatttcttacatgttccctatttttgcaccttcattctaagaggttattgttaaagtGTTCGatatgattttagaattttgtttaccgcatttttcggagtataagtcgctccagagtataagtcgcaccggccgaaaatgcataataaagaagggaaaaaacataaataagtcgcactggagtataagtcgcatttttgggggaaatgtatttgataaaagccaacaccaagaatagacatttgaaaggcaatttaaaataaataaagaatagtgaacaacaggctgaataagtgtacattatatgacgcataaataaccaactgagaacatgcctggtatgttaacgtaacatattatggtaagagtcattcaaataactataacatatagaacatgctatacgtttaccaaacaatctgtcactcctaatcgctaaatcccatgaaatcttatacgtctggtctcttacgtgaatgagctaaataatattatttgatatttaaagattaagattaaagattaaagtaccaatgattgtcacacacacactaggtgtggtgaaatttgtcctctgcatttgacccatccccttggggagcagtgggcagcagcggcgccgcgcccgggaatcatttttggtgatttaacccccaattccaacccttgatgctgagtgccaagcagggaggtaatgggtcccatttttatagtctttggtatgactcagctgggatttgaactcacaacctaccaatctcagggcggacactctaaccacttttacggtaatgtgttaataatttcgcacataagtcactcctgagtataagtcgcaccccggccaaactatgaaaaaaactgcgacttatagtacgaaaaatacggtacattgattGTTTCCTAtggttttgttgacattttctttCCTTTTTGCCTTGATAGCTGATGTTTTATAATCAGAGGAATATTACCGTACAtttgaaatacaaatgtttacatttaatatattttcctcctggtccttattttagataggtcataaaaaacccccaataattatcgatattgatCGATACAGAATACTTTTATAATGGTACAGTTTTCAACAATAAAACAGGAAGTCAAGTACGGCACGAGAATGAATAACAGAGTACAAGGTCAGGCACCTGGATGGGTCTGGAGAAGCCGTAGATGCCCGAGGAGATCCACGCCTCCCGTTTGAGCAGGGTGACGCCTGGCTGCTCCGCACAGTCTTGGAAAACACAACGCTCCTCCACAGACTTCACGTGGCACACAGACACAGGCAGGTTCAGAAGATGTTTTACTTTTACATTAGTTGCTTGACACAAAGACAAGAGCGGCTCTACTGTTGCCACGGCAACCCCAAATCACTCACCATCAGTGCAGTCGtctgtaataacaataataatactcgtaATGATAAAAATAATGGTGGACTAGCCCAGATATCTCAGATTGTGTTGTGTGGAAGTTGGTGGAAGACAACAACGTGATGAACTGTGGGCCTTTTTATACTATCAATTTTACGCCACAGAAATATTTggtgtcttgtttttttttccgggACTGGCTCAAGCATTCAGAGTGGACTCAGTCGGACTGTCTTTAAGTAATCTTACACATTTCCATACCAACAAAGCAGGAAGAAGGCGCTAAAACGTACAGTAAGGATACACTGTTCAAAaggcgctagctcgatgctaatttacattacaTTTGATATAGACATGCTACCAATTAGCATTCGCTGTTTTACATGGGGAAAttcaacacttccaaatttggTAACATGACTATAACTAAGATGGATGTTACAATCCAACAGCTTGTGTgaaataagcacaatacttacaggaCTTTGTAGAAATCAGCAAAagaaagactggcacattcaacttaatggcaaagactacttctggctacagcaacactacTAGTCTAGACACTATTGCCATCCAACGTATTGGAATTGCAAATGCGTGCAAAGTCCACTATATAATACCTGCAAATGAGGCACAGAAgtataagaaaacaagatataacaaatgAACAGCATTAGCTCACTTTTAAATATTATTTCTAAAAATTAAGACTTTTAAAAACTAAACAattaacacatttgaaaacaCATAAAAGCACCGAAAATTGGTACTGCTGAGTACgagtatcaattcccaggtactgCACGGCTTGAAATGTGAAAGGTAACCATCCCATAAAACAACTTGTCACATTTGTTCGTCGATAAAAGCCAGGATTTATAAGTTGTTGCTTTGATTCGTCGTTTAATGAGTCTAATAAAAAATTATCATATCCCGACCTGGAACTTTAAATATAGGGACATAGTTTCCGCAGTTTCCGTGTAATTTACTGCACTTAGGGGCGTGAGTGTGCGGGTGCCGTGATCTGTGTCGCAGTGAACCGCACAGATTACAATTGTTTACTAATgtacacattttaaaaagtgcatattttaatgtgaaaaaataattttccctaaaacatgtattcaggctatagtgtgttttattggactAGTCGATTATTCGAACAAACTAATCGGTAAATTGCTTGATGACTAAAACAATCGATAGCTGCACAAATTATGTCAGATGTACAATTATGTGTAGGGATGGACACCGAAtcaggtacttttttggcaccgactgaATCCAACCGGTCTTACGAATCCACCTAAATTCCAACAGCGCTATGGTCGTTACCTgggttgcgcatgacgtcacgtccAGTTGCCAACTCAGCCAGCTCTTCATGTTGCAAATTTAAAAGCAATTGACTCAAATAACGCTtcaaagtaaagtaaggctccacttttccaaaaatgcactagcttgatgctaacatacattggctttgctattggcaTGCTACTGACTAGCATTTGCGGTTCTACATGGCGAttccaacacctccaaatttgaaaACCACAATGAACGTTACAATTAAACATTTGGTACgtactaagtacaatacttacagtattaacactttttagtgtGCAACAAAACACTATATTCAGCAAAGAGTGACCTGACTAGCCAACAcatcataaactatacactactgcaatctaacgtcttggacttgcaactgctaCTTCTTGCAAATGACAAAACAACTCACTtcagttgccatataaaaaaaagtgtttttgtgGTTGTGCTCACCATGAGTGTGGTGTGGTTGAGGTTCCAGGTGTAGGTGGTCAGAGTCCGGCTGACGGGGTCCACGATGGAGTCCTCAACAATGTAGACAGAGCGGGACATGCCAGAGGGGAAGAAGACTTCAGCCCAGCGAGGCAGCCGATTGGTCTTCATCAGGAGGCGTCTGGACAGCAGCCTGTGGTCGGCGGTCACCTCGCGGTACACCACGTCCTCTGTGAGAACGTGCGTACTGAGCAACACAACAGGCTTACTACAGGTCAACAACAGTATTGGGGGAAACAAATGTGCAGGTTTACCTGAAGGGGTTGGGATAGCGCTGCCAGAAGGCAGACACAACATGGTTCCACGCACTGTCGATGTCACTTCTACTACTGAAGTACTTGACCATCCTTCTCCTGTTGCCCGCCACAATTTTCACACATGCAGTCACTTGACAAGGTCACCAGCCATCGAGCCATGGCCCGGTGCTGGTCCGTGAAAAACtttgaaaagaaattcaaaaaaataatcaacatccattttctaccgcatatatatacaggtaaaagccagtaaattagaatattttgaaaaacttgatttatttcagtaattgcattcaaaaggtgtaacttgtacattatatttattcattgcacacagactgatgcattcaaatgtttatttcatttaattttgatgatttgaagtggcaacaaatgaaaatccaaaattccgtgtgtcacaaaattagaatattacttaaggctaatacaaaaaagggatttttagaaatgttggccaactgaaaagtatgaaaatgaaaaatatgagcatgtacaatactcaacacttggttggagctccttttgcctcaattactgcgttaatgcggcgtggcatggagtcgatgagtttctggcactgctcaggtgttatgagagcccaggttgctctgatagtggccttcaactcttctgcgtttttgggtctggcattctgcatcttccttttcacaataccccacagattttctatggggctaaggtcaggggagttggcgggccaatttagaacagaaataccatggtccgtaaaccaggcacgggtagattttgcgctgtgtgcaggcgccaagtcctgttggaacttgaaatctccatctccatagagcaggtcagcagcaggaagcatgaagtgctctaaaacttgctggtagacggctgcgttgaccctggatctcaggaaacagagtggaccgacaccagcagatgacatggcaccccaaaccatcactgatggtggaaactttacactagacttcaggcaacgtggatcctgtgcctctcctgtcttcctccagactctgggacctcgatttccaaaggaaatgcaaaatttgctttcgtcagaaaacatgactttggaccactcagcagcagtccagctcttttttccagggtcaacgcagccgtctaccagcaagttttagagcacttcatgctccatgccacgccgcattaacgcagtaattgaggcaaaaggagctccaaccaagtattgagtattgtacatgctcatatttttcattttcatacttttcagttggccaacatttctaaaaatcccttttttgtattagccttaagtaatattctaattttgtgacacacggaattttggattttcatttgttgccacttcaaatcatcaaaattaaatgaaataaacatttgaatgcatcagtctgtgtgcaatgaataaatataatgtacaagttacaccttttgcatgcaattactgaaataaatcaagtttttcaaaatattctaatttactggcttttacctgtatattgtgtccttgggcaagacactttacccacctgctctcagtgccacccacactggtttaaatgtaacttagattttgggtttcactatgtaaaagcgttttgaagtttggacacaccttctcattcaatgggttttctttattttcatgactatttacattgtagattgtcactgaaggcatcaaaactatgaatgaacacatgtggagttatgaacttatcaaaaaaaggtgaaataactgaaaacatgttttgtatcctagtttcttcaaaatagccacccttttgctctgattacgcttttgcacactcttggcattctctcaatgagcttcaagaggttttCACTTCACtgttgtcatagttttgatgccttcagtgacaatctacaaggtaaatagtcatgaaattaaagaaaacacattgaagtatatatgtttataattgACTACAGCAGATTCAGTATAATTGTAGAtatattgttttctgttttaattagggatgttcatttcagggttttatgctgctgatACCGATTACATGTATTAACCAGGGATGCTCAATAAAATCGATTAATATCCGAATCGTgattctttttttcccccaatcagCCCTTCCCTTacatcacatatgtcagagtcaaggcccgcgggccatatccggcccgcgagaaggttttttacggcccttgggatgatcttgatttattattagaaccggcccgcagaccgcagatctttttttttttttttttttttttttttttttagaccgcagatcttttacacgcaccaagcggatgccggtccaaggttccgaaagggggcgagcggcccgccgggacgcgcctgccggccgaagggctgcagcccggccgtcagtcgcggagcccgccgtgccacgcgcgccaagggggcgggccgaaacccggccccgaggccctgagacttctgctttgtttccccaaaccgcgcatcaccgccgggcccgcaccaccgtcgggctgcagcccgagcgtcggtggcggaacccgtcatgtgccgcgcgcgccaagcggagcgggggggtcaagcgggccgaaacccgcaggccaccccctcaccacgaggccctgagacttctgcgtttgacccctatgcgcggcccgtcgggacgcgcccgccgtcaagccacgagggccagccgtcgggtcgcggagcccgccgtgccacgcgcgccaaggggcgggccgaaaccagcggggggtttcgggcacccaactcgcctccctcccacggagggaggaggggggtttaatgtgaacattactgtgcaatcacatatttagagtttttactcaattcaagtttaaaagttaaagtttaatatttgttttcactgcatgttacttctccttaaacaaagtgttgtttttgatttatagatttttgcactttattttattgtatttcaatttaattatattttaaaaatatttcagttgagtggatgatagaaaattgctattattgtttttttctttgaagtaaatttagcccacttttgctaaaatagaaaatataggctactgatggtgccttgaataccggtttctttcatttaatgttcatgttatggggatttttatataaaggaaatttgtcttttgtgtctgttgaaaattaaagattactgacagagccataagaaaatattgctttatttatctgatcatattggaatatatttgttaggttttcagtaggttcaattaggttcactagactatatgcgtcatttaaaattttttcaatgaacattcgaacagtccggccctcggcttgtagctaaattttttatttggccctccgtccatttgactttgacacccctgccttacatgTACACCTACGCTCCAACAAACACCGTTATATTAtccccagtgtttcttaaccgtaTCTATTTCTCACAATATCTATTTCTCAGCTGCGGTGGTATGGGCCGCAGCGGCGCTCAGTTgtcatacacttttccaccacttgtggcagtaatgacaatatcaaacagaagaaatcTGGGGCTAAAGTCATACAGAAGTTTCTTAAGAGCAAAATGtataactaaagtggtgaagctgtatttttatttgcattttaattttattgacagtttatctaagaaacacacacacacatatatatatctatatatatctatatagatatatatattatgtacatttatttgtcACTAGTTTTTGACtcctttcttttgcagtatatttgattagtatttatatcaacctgacctaagccttgataattatctttgtgattaacacatgctttcatatcatttgacatggTTGTtaacctgttaaactgtaagtaggctaGAAACATTTATTGAATATGGTTAAACTCAAGAGTAAAATTACTGATTCAGCATTAATATTTGAGGGGGCCCAGGACccatctgtagtggaaaagttgggccctgatgtcaaaaaggttaagaagccCTGCTCGAACGATTATTGGTCTACTATAtaatccaaaaacaatttgaaatgtggactcgtcagaccacagaacacttttacactttgcatcagttcagtttagatgagctcgggcccagcgaagcgtttctgggtgttgttgataaatggcatttgctttgcatagtagagttttaacttgcacttacagatgtagcgacgaactgtagttaccgacagtggttttctgaagactTGACAACACCGTGTTAGACGTGCAGTACTAAACATAGTTTTACATTCAATTATGTTGTAAAATGGACTGTCAAATAAACTTTTTACAAATGGTCTATCTTTTTCATTGACTTTAGGGCAGCACTGGCGCCATATAGCAGATCcaaccttttattattttatacaaAAGATGGGTCAGACAAAAAAGTTTACTTTTTTTAATCCCCAGAGATCAAATCTCTTGTCTATTTAAATCCATGTATTGGAATTACAAGCCAATTGACTATTTAGCGGCTAATTAATCTATTTAAATCCACTAATAACTAACACACTTTTGATATACTTGGTCCCTTTAATGTAGACTAAAATAAAGTACATTTGAATTAAATGTACTTGGTACTcgccgggtactccagcttcctcccaccaccaaaaacatgcacctggggataggttgattggcaacactaaattggccctaatgtgtgaatgtgagtgtgaatgttgtctgtctatctgtgttggatgaggtggcgacttgtccagggtgtaccccgccttccgcccgaatgcagctgagataggctacagcaccccccgcgaccccaaaagggacaagcggtagaaaatggatgatggatggatgaatttgaCATAGATGATAAACAGTGATGCATCATTTTACATTATTCAGACAGTTGCTTAAAATTGTATTGATACTATATTAGATTTATTTGCGAGATATAATTGAATAATTACACGTCCATTTTTAATGAATACTGGCGTTACCATGAGTATATGTTCAAGGTTTATCACTGTCGTAGTCACGTTGAGTTCTCGCGATAAGACATTCAAATATCGCGAGTTTCGTTGAAGTGCTAAAGGTGTTtcactagcatgctaatgttgctaacgctATCTCCCCGCAACCTTTCGCCACACGTCGAATATTTTGCACTGATATTAAATCAACTTGTTGTCGTTTTCAATGCGGCGCAGTGCGTTTGTGGCAATGTGTAATATATTTCCGCTTAGTTTTGACAAGGTTGAACTAAACAAGAGAGGAAGTTGTCTACGAAGCGTTCATCATCATTGCCCGCAGAAGAGGAACACAATAACAAGTTATACGCGCCTTGaacaattggggaaaaaaacatcacTCTTACCGAATATTTTTGAGAATGAGAGGCAGGATAAAATAACCACAGCGTGAGCGTCCACGAGTTCGGCTTTTTTCCCACGAAAACAATGACAACCTAACAAGAGATTAGCCATTCACAGTCGCTGGAACGCCCATTTACAAATAGCGGCCAGATGAGGAACTGCAAGTACGGCGTCCGTCACGTGACCCAGTGTTTGCTAGAAACAGCTGACATGATGAGGAAATATCCGGAAGCAACATTACACTCGTGTCATGTAAAAATAATGTGATTTAATATTATACAGCTCTGATTTAAAATATACACAAAATTAATCATGTCAGTGAGTCATTTTGTATGCTGTCATAGGTTTTTtgaaaaaacaagaacaaaaaaaaattaggggtatttaatttgaactaagcaaaattatctgccaatagaacaagaaaatttggcttgtcaagactttccaaaacaagtaaaattagctaacctcaatgaacccaaaaataccttaaaataagtgtattctcactaataaaaactgtactactatatgagtacgttttTTTCTattctttcattgaaaataaaacagcaaagtccatttggctgtcatccgttttaatatgagacacaattgtgtcaaagtcatgattttttttttttttcatgcttgaaatatgaaattattactttaaaaaggtagttttatgcttgtgagtgttgatgacacagctttgcaacagttgatattctagtttcaagcatgttttactcaatctaGGTCATCaacgagctgtaatatcttactgagatcatttaggaccaaaactcttgaaacaagtaaaacactctaacataaaatctgcttggtgagaagaattatcttatcagacagaaaatcagcaagtatcacccttatttgagatatttaatcttacttagatttcagtttttgcagtgcaggaaaACTACAAACATCAGAGATAAAAAGAAGCACGGAAATCTCTTTCCCAGTTCTTGTCCTTTAGTTCATTTATCCGACTTTCCTCTTTCGTCTTCCCTCTCCTTCCCTTCACCGCTTTCTCTGCACGGTGTCCTTTCACCGCGTCCCGGTCCCCGGCTTTGAAGTGAGTAACTCGGGGTCTTTTCGTCTTCCCGTAACCGAGGCCTTTGTGGTCTCTCTTCAGGACGGTCGCCACTGGCAGTTTGGGCCCCTCGCCCTCCGGGCCGAGCCCCCTGCCGGGCTGCCAGCCGCTTCTGAGCATCATCTTGTAGCTGTTGGAGGAGGCGGGGAGGCAGAAATAGGGTGCGGGTGGGGGCCGCTGCTGACTGAATTGATGCAGCGTGGAGGAGAAATGGGAGGACGGGCTGCCGGTGTAACTGGAGTGACATTCATTGCACCACTGAGGCTGCAGAGCACTGCGGGATAGACAGAAAACAACATGAAATAAAGTCATTTGTATCGACATCATATTAACTACTGTGCTAAGTAGGtttgggtaccgttcacatttgctactcaacggtaccaattttcagtacaaaATTTTTAATCTATAAGgcacacttcaaatcctttcgttttctcaaaaattgTCAGTCCGCCTTatgtatttattagggctgtcaaagaaaTGTCAATAACGGCACTCATTTTTTTAACACGCAATTAACGCACACGTGTCCGTTTTGACCCTTGTGCCGTGCCTTATCGGGGGAACTTGGCCGCTGTTCAGTCGCTACTGATGAGCCTCAAGAGAGCAGAAATGGACCAAGGAAAGGCGACCTTGTGGAAATACCAGGTTCAAAGCCATAGCAAGTTGTTCTCcagacaagaaaggactatttttcgccgtgagaagAGCAGACATCCTTGCAGCAAACACCTTCTGCACGCTtgttcagaggtgggtggtgcttcactttgtGTTCAGATTACGGTGAAGGTGAATCACTGCAGTATCAACCATATTCTGACACTGTTACTGTTGATATTGTATCGATCCACCCCGGTTTTCATTCAAGAGCTTTTGCTTAGTGATTAGCATGGCtgtttgtatcctcctacggtgtatatagtagtgtagcatgtttagctatttcttgtCCTTGAGTCCTCTAGTGATAGTGCATACTTGTAA
The Entelurus aequoreus isolate RoL-2023_Sb linkage group LG18, RoL_Eaeq_v1.1, whole genome shotgun sequence DNA segment above includes these coding regions:
- the LOC133634104 gene encoding PRELI domain-containing protein 1, mitochondrial-like isoform X1, translated to MVKYFSSRSDIDSAWNHVVSAFWQRYPNPFSTHVLTEDVVYREVTADHRLLSRRLLMKTNRLPRWAEVFFPSGMSRSVYIVEDSIVDPVSRTLTTYTWNLNHTTLMSVEERCVFQDCAEQPGVTLLKREAWISSGIYGFSRPIQEFGLARFKSNQAKAMKGLEYALSNIQGETAQRLPRGPVKEASDKAKEAAKSLASAASQKPQQFV
- the LOC133634104 gene encoding PRELI domain-containing protein 1, mitochondrial-like isoform X2; its protein translation is MVKYFSSRSDIDSAWNHVVSAFWQRYPNPFSTHVLTEDVVYREVTADHRLLSRRLLMKTNRLPRWAEVFFPSGMSRSVYIVEDSIVDPVSRTLTTYTWNLNHTTLMSVEERCVFQDCAEQPGVTLLKREAWISSGIYGFSRPIQEFGLARFKSNQAKAMKGLEYALSNIQGIRLRLSAAERRPSGCPGAR